The sequence TGGCTTGTGGAATTTGTAGTTGTGTTGTTTGATGTTGTGTTATTGGATCCCTGTTGTGTAAACGGAACAGGGACAACCGATGGACTGGAAGTTGTTGTGTTGTTAATAGTTGTGTTGTTGGAGGTTTGGAAGAAGGGGTTGTATGCATAGACCGCGATGATCAAAACCACAACTCCCAGGGCGATCAATGCTTTCTTTTCTGGTGTTAAATCAAGATCCATTGTATTTCCTCAGTAAGTTTCAAATGTTATGGTTCCATTGTCATTCTTTATATGGTACTTCTGTTCACTGTCCATTGTGTAACTTTCAACCTTTTTTGGTATGAGCTGGATGTCAAAACTTTGAGTTCCATAGTTGATGGTGAGGAAGTTGGTGGTTCCTTTACTTGTTGTGACTGCTGTAAACTGGATACTGTCATTTTTATCATATTTTGGGAGATCTAAATTGATCGTGTAACCATTACCATTTAGATATGCTGTATTTATGGCTTCTGCTATTATTTCACCTTCAGCACGGACCTGTCCAAGATTTCCAGTTTGGGTTTTATCCATTTCACCAGATATGAGGGACAACATTCCAGCCATTATCACCAGTATTATCAAGGTTACAAACAGAAGCTCTGCAGTTGCAAATCCTTTATTGTCGAGGTATAATTTTTTCACTTAATCACCTAATAATGGGCAGCTGTTAAATCAAGGAATGTTTTATAGTCAGGTGAAAGATAAAATATCGCACCATATGGTGTTCCATTGCTATCTGGCTCTCTCATGGGTATCTGGTTGCTACCAGTACCAAGGTATATTGGTGTTCCACCCACACCTGTGAAGTACTCGTGATCAAGGCGGGATATCGCTGATGTTCCATGATCCTCTTGAAGTGGATCACCCACTATGAATGTGCTCATTCTGGTGTTGGAAGCACTGGTTGATGTGGTTGGAGTTTTGTTCTCTAACCTGTCAAAGAAAGATAATCCACCATAATGATTTTTACTTGAATCAATGGGGTCAACGAAATAGTAAGGACGAGGATAAATCTCACTAGGGTTACCTGTACCATTTAGACACTCCCAGATGTAGTGTAAACGTTGTCCATCTGAATCTGTTGAATAATGGAACTGGTAATCGTTACCCAGTGGATCTTTTATGAAATGAGGGTACTTGTATATAACCGTACTTATCCTCTCTTTGGAGTTGATCCATATGTAAGGATCTTCTATTCCTTCAATAGAAACATATGCCTTCATCTGAGGAGTGTAACCTTCATATACTTGATCTTTTTGTTCTACCCTTATAGGTATTCCTCCCTTGATGTTAACATAAAATCCAAAGGGGTCTTCCTGTGTTATACTAACATCTCCAGGCTTAAATACCTGATAAGTGGTGTTTGTAATAGAGATGTTATTTATGTATATCTGGCGGCCTGTTTCAATCTCCAAACGTTGACATGCAGTGATAACATAATCGTTCATGTTGTTCAGTATGTTGTTGGTTATGTAGGATCTGCTGTCTGTCATGAAGGCGTTGTTATCAATAACATTTCTCGTTGCATTGTAGGCTCCATTTCTACCTGCGTCTCCAGCACCCTTCTCCATTGCAGAGTATATATTTGTAGCAGTGTTATATGTGACATCTCCACCCATTGCAAGTGCAGATAAGTCATTCAATTCATTTACTATACTACCATAGGATAATGCTATTACTATTACAGGTATAAAGAGCAAAAATGCCAATGGTGTGAACGCATATCCCCTTTCATCCATCTTATATCACCTTACTGTTTCCATAAATTCAATCTCACAGGTATAGCATTTGGAAGATCACCAGTGTACATTGCCTCTGTTCTAATCAAACTCGGATCCACAGTTATTCCTGCATCTCTTAAAGTTTTATTCAAGGTTACTCCTGCATTGTACTCTGCCTCTGATGCTGTTGATGCATACGAAGTTTCCCATATGTTCTGGAGGAACTTAGGATAGATCACTGCAACTCTTGTTCCTGAGAACAGTGCAGCGTTTGCATCGTTATCACCAGATTCCCATGCATTAGCTGGTCCAGTTACAGTAACCCTTAATGTGTAGTTTCCTGGTTTTAGAGTATAATTTCCTGAAGTACCTGAAGTGATAACATGGCCTTTGGCAACGCTAGCATCAAGTGCTGCAAGATCTAAAACAAATGGAACAGTGTCACTGTCATAGAGAACAGTCCCGTTGTTGTAATCAACTGTAATATGTCTGGTGCTTGTTCCAACACCAACGAAAAGTAAGGCCTGTTTAGCTTCGCTACCTATTGTAAATTGTCTAGTTTTTGATAAATATCTATCATCACTTTGTTCACTTGTAAAAGCGAAGTTTTCCCATTTAATTGGTAACTTACTGTATGTTGTAACTGCGTAACAGTTGGTCAATCCAACGAAATCGTAATCATTTCCAGGGGCTTGGTCCCAGACAGTTACTCTTACCTTATTATTTCCAGTCTTTAAATAATCCCTAAGATAAATGATACCGGGGTTGTTACCGTAACCATCGCTAACTTGGCTGTTGTCAAATGAGTTGAATACAGTTTGCCATTGGCTTCCATCCCAAACTTCAACAAGGGTATTATCGACACCACCATAGGAATTTATAACAACGTAACTATCGAAAAGTCTTGATCCATCGGGTATATTGATATCCACCACTTTACTAACTGCACATCCATTTGAAGCACCGTGTGGAATACCTGTTAAAACGAAGGGAGTACCATCGGAGTAGATACTGTTTCTGTTTACATAGCTGTTCCAATTAACACTTCTTAACTGGTTGAAAAATGTTTTTTGGCCTGTTTTTAAATTATATGAAAATCCATACTCATTCCATACCCCATCTCCATCTAAATCCTGAGCACTTGGTACTGCCACTCCCGCACAATCTGTGAAGTTATCAATACTCGTTGTTATACCCTGAGGAAGGGCTAAGTTTGTTGTGTAAGTTGCCAACATTGAGAACCATGGCAAATCACTGTAACTATCAACAGGACTTCGGAAGTTAATGTAAAAACTGTTGGCCCCATTTTGGAGTTCAGAAGCAGTTAAATTGCCCTGGTAGTTGTACATAGTTTCATAGGAGTTTGGTCTTAAGTTCAGGAAGGTGAAATTTGAACTGGATATGATATGATCTATACTATTAACATGAACATTGGCTCCATATGCTTGTCCTTTATACCACCAATCATTATGATGACTGTTAGCACCTAGAAGGAATGTTCCTCCAAGTATCGTTGCATTATCAGGTATTGAAAATTGTATAGCATATGGATCTCCACCGTAACGATTCCAATTTTGTATTCCCCAATAATCATAAGTGGCTAATTTACTTCTAGAGTTCCAAGGACTGAAATTTGAAAGCCAGTTGTGGAAGTTCCAAACAGTTGTTGTAACGTTCTGCTGTTGATTCACGAATTGAACTTCCTCAAGTTTGTACCATGCTCTTCCCATCCATCCTTCCTCTGGACCGGATATGACTTTAACTTTGGTTACTGTATCAGTAGCGTAGAGAAGGCCCCTATCATCTGAAGCAGAAACTGTGTTTGAACCCTCACCCACAGTAATATTGTAAGCTGTACTATCGGGTATCAATATTTCAAGCTCAGAATTCAGAATTAATTGAGCTCCTGATGTATCTCCCCTTGCCTTTTTGACTGCTGCAAGTCGAAGACTTCCATCCTGTTCCATAACACTAAGGGCACTATCTGCAAGGGCTTGTAAATGTTGATGTTCTTCTCCATTGTACGCTGGCAGAGCGAAGTAAGTAATCAAAGAAGCTGTAAACACTATTACAACCACTAAACCAAGTACGGCGTCTGTTGTGAAAATAAAACCCTTATCATCCATTATTTATCACCATTTATATTTATACACTTATCTGGGCCAAATGTAAAGTTCACATTTAACCTTCTGAGGCACAACATTGTCCAAGTTAACATCCTCTTTTGGGGTGCCCTTAACAACCTGTACTATGTAAACATCAAGTGAAGATCCAGGGGTACTTGTACCTCTAACGTCCACGGTATTGTTCATGAATTCTGTTTCGTTGTTCAAAGCTGTTGGATCAATTAGCTTAACCAAAGTGGCATACTCATCTTGTTCGCCTCTAATATCGTTTGGATCGAATACTCTCTCATTGTTTATAGTGACTTCTACAGAGCTGTACCCTCTGTTAACAAGGAGAACATAATAATCATACGTCTGCAGATAATATTTGTTTGTTTGGAAAGGATCTGGAGGGTTTGAGTAAACCCTTGGGGTTCCTGTGTACCTTATAAGGTCTTTAGCCTGGGACACTATTTTAAGGTTGGAGTAAATTGCAACCCTTTCAACTCTCACAACATCATTTGCACTTGCATTGTAAGTTCCCAGTGATTTAACTGTTTTACTATTTGATAGATAAGTGACGTTCAGGAAGAATCCATAATCATCTCCAATTAAATTCTGAACATCATTCTCAGTAAGTGCAGGCAATTTTAATGTATCTATAGTCCCCTCTAATGGCCCATCAGACGGATCGTATATTGCAAGACCTGCAACTGAAGGGTTTCCTGTTTCCTCCCAGTTGGTAGGTTCTCCAGATGTTTCAAGGAGTGTGTCCATGGCATCAAAAGCCACACGATCCATTGATCCCCTGAAAACAGTGTCCTGAACCTGGTACATCATGTTGTCAATATCCCCTGCAACCATGCCCAAGATTATTGTGATTGGTATGAGTGCTAGTAATAAATCCAAAGAAAACATATAGCCCCTTGAATCCCTTTTAATACTCAAATTAGTCCTCTCCACTTTTTAAAATCATTAATATGTCCATTTAATATTCTATATGGCAAGACAACATTTATATACCTTTTGAATTATTATTATTTATATATTTTTTATTACAAAATTCTGCTGTACTAGATTTAGATTTTATATGTGGTGTAAACATTGGAATTCATGGTGAATAGTAAAAAATATACTGTATAATGAATAAAGAAGAGAAACATGAAAATGGATGATAGGGCACAGGTTTCAGTTGAACTGATATTATTTCTAGCCTTTGTACTGGCAATAATCCTTGTTTTCGCCACTTACATAGCTGATGCCAATGAAAAAAACATTATAGAAACTTCTGTAAAATTAGGTGCTGAAAATGCCACTTCAACCATGGTTCTCCTGGATCGGAGCATGGAACCCCTGCGGGTTACGAGTATTAGTGTAACAGGAAGCGACCCAATAGTTATGACCCTGCACTTCTCAAGATCCGTTGACTACACTACTCAGAAGTACGTGGCAGAAGGTGTTGTAACCTCTCTTATATCCCAGGGATACGATGCAGAGTCTAACTACACAGACACCAATAAATTGAAGGGTAACGTGACGTTACAAAAAGCCAGACACGACTACTTAATTAAAACTGCGGATGTATGAAGTTTTGGCACGGGAGTTTAAATAGGTATATAATAATCAATTAGGGGTGGTGATGGTATGGATGATGATATCAAAATAAATAAACCTGAAGGTAAAAAAATGAAGCGAAACATCAACGTATGGGGAGTATATATCAGTTTATGTTTCATCGTAGTCGGTGTTTTATGGTACGCCGTTAACGTGGGAATCATTCCCTACCAGTACATTCAGGAACAGCTCGGTCCTATCTTAATAATCTTAATAGGAATTTTAATTCTGATAAAATCCCTTTAGGATTCTTATTTTTTAAATTTTTTTAATTTAAACTACTTTGAAATTCATTTTTTATATCTCAATTTATTATATCCCTTTTTCATTTTTTTAACTATACAATGGAAGATTCCAATAACCCCTCCTTACAAAAAACCTTTTTTCTATAAAATCAAGGTACTCTACTGTATCTATAAATTAATGTAAAAACATATAATTCACCAAAATCAATAGATCAATCACAGATTTCATAATGAGATTTGTTAAACAGACTTTAAAAACAGTCAGAAGGTAATAAAGTGCGAGATCTACTTAAAAAACTTACAGAGGCACCGGGAATCTCCGGTTTTGAAGATGAAATTCGAAATTTAATGATGGACGAACTTGAAGGCCATGTTGATGAGATGGAAGTCGACAACATGGGAAATATGATAGCCCTTAAAAAAGGTAAAGAGGGCGGTAAAAGGGTGATGTTAGCAGCCCACATGGATGAAATTGGGCTCATGATTCGTTACATCGACAAGAATGGATTTATAAAATTCTCCAAAATTGGGGGAATAAACGACCAGATGCTCCTGAACCAAGAAGTTACAATTTATACATCCAATGGAACATTGACGGGAGTTATAGGTTCAAAACCACCTCACAGAATGAAAGAAGCTGAAAGAAAGAAAGTT is a genomic window of Methanobacterium congolense containing:
- a CDS encoding PepSY domain-containing protein, with the protein product MDLDLTPEKKALIALGVVVLIIAVYAYNPFFQTSNNTTINNTTTSSPSVVPVPFTQQGSNNTTSNNTTTNSTSQITAGQAQNIAAQANSGYTAGQATQSSITVNGQQTSVWVVPLSKNEAVKKTVYIDSNTGKIIQQT